A genomic stretch from Juglans microcarpa x Juglans regia isolate MS1-56 chromosome 3S, Jm3101_v1.0, whole genome shotgun sequence includes:
- the LOC121258564 gene encoding BAHD acyltransferase BIA1-like has translation MEIKVEIINRELIKPSSPTPHHLRCFDLCLLDQLQPKVFIPLVLFYSNNSTVNPSDLPHFKAADISHRLKTSLSETLSRFYPLAGRVKDNVSIECNDAGIDYLEARVNCSQSDILERPEQKMLYHFLPKEIVCPQPSTERLVLVQVTFFDCGGMAIGVCVSHMLADAATTCMFIDSWARAALATRASDIAVLLPEFSAASRIPPRIEFNIRSPSRRLGNGTTVTRRYVFHASNIAALKAKAASTKVPQPTRIEAVSSLIWKCAIIASRSNHRSLMPSMLTQMMNIREKLVPPFPKNAFGNLVCTFGAQTTESEIQLHNLVIELRKRKEAICEDYATKLYGDEAFSIVSEKFKQLGNLLASKDIHNIFFSSWCRNPLYDADFGWGKPTWVTVATMVLNNPIVLMDTRDGSGIEAWITLSEEDMALFEHDKELLEFASFNPSVLN, from the coding sequence ATGGAGATCAAAGTTGAGATCATCAATAGAGAGCTAATAAAACCTTCTTCTCCAACTCCCCATCACCTTAGATGCTTCGACCTCTGCCTCCTAGATCAGCTCCAACCCAAAGTTTTTATACCATTGGTGCTATTCTACTCCAACAACAGTACTGTCAACCCTTCTGATCTTCCCCATTTCAAGGCTGCAGATATATCCCATAGGCTAAAGACATCATTGTCTGAAACTCTGAGTCGTTTCTACCCACTTGCTGGGAGAGTCAAAGATAATGTCTCAATCGAGTGCAACGATGCTGGAATTGATTATTTGGAAGCTCGAGTCAACTGCAGTCAATCAGACATTCTTGAACGACCTGAACAGAAAATGTTGTACCACTTTCTTCCGAAAGAGATTGTATGTCCGCAACCAAGCACAGAACGTTTGGTTCTAGTTCAAGTTACTTTCTTTGATTGTGGAGGAATGGCCATTGGGGTCTGCGTTTCCCACATGTTAGCCGATGCAGCCACGACTTGCATGTTTATAGACAGCTGGGCTCGCGCGGCACTTGCTACACGTGCGTCTGATATAGCAGTGCTTCTACCTGAATTCAGTGCAGCATCTCGCATACCACCGAGAATAGAGTTCAACATCAGATCGCCATCCAGGAGATTGGGGAACGGGACGACTGTTACAAGAAGGTATGTGTTCCATGCATCAAACATTGCTGCTCTGAAGGCAAAAGCCGCCAGCACTAAAGTTCCGCAGCCCACACGCATAGAAGCAGTGTCATCTCTCATTTGGAAATGTGCGATAATCGCCTCAAGGTCAAACCACCGATCTCTAATGCCATCTATGCTGACCCAAATGATGAATATCCGCGAAAAGCTTGTCCCACCATTTCCCAAAAATGCTTTTGGGAATCTCGTGTGCACTTTTGGGGCACAAACAACGGAGAGTGAGATACAGTTGCACAACTTGGTTATTGAGttaaggaaaaggaaagaagccATTTGTGAAGATTATGCAACAAAATTATATGGGGACGAGGCTTTCTCTATTGTTAGTGAGAAATTCAAACAGCTTGGTAATCTTCTGGCCTCAAAGGATATacacaacattttcttttccagcTGGTGCAGAAATCCACTATATGACGCTGACTTTGGGTGGGGGAAGCCAACGTGGGTGACTGTCGCTACTATGGTGTTAAATAATCCCATAGTTTTGATGGATACGAGAGATGGGAGTGGAATAGAAGCTTGGATTACTCTCAGTGAAGAAGACATGGCATTATTTGAACATGACAAAGAGCTGCTTGAATTTGCATCCTTCAATCCCAGTGTTCTGAATTAA